Part of the Clostridium sporogenes genome, GTCCTTTTGAAATAGATCTTGATCCATCAACAATTAAATAATTTTTAACTGTTTTTACTTAAAAACCTAGTCCCTAATTTTTAATAATAATTAGTTTTACTCTTTGGTAAAGTTGAACCTAAAGATGCAATTGAACAATATATTCATTTCACTACAGAAGTAACAGAAGAATCAGCAAAGATAATAGCTAGAGAATTAAATCCAAAAGTTAAATAATAAAAAGCTGTTGCACTTAGTGCAACAGCCTTTCCACATCTATTTTAAGCAATATATACCTTTCTGCTTCATCTACACTTACTTTATATTGTTATACTATTATAATATAATCACTAAAGATAACCTGTAATAACTCTTTTATATCTTTTATACATTCTTCTTATAGTATCTAATACAAAATTAGGAATAGGTATAGCCAGTTTATATACAAAAGGAATATATAGTTTATAATAAGCTTTTTTAAAATCATGCCACAGAGAACAATATTCCTTATGTTTAAAATCTGATATATCCACCACTACTCCTCTATTATTAACTATCATAACATTTTTTGCATGAACATCATGAGGATTTAACCCTTTTCTTCTAGCATATTCAAGAGCACTATCTATATCTTTTATAATATGCTTAGGAATTTTTATTCCTTTTAATAAAGAATTATAAAAAGTAATACCCTTTAATCTTTTTAATATTAGATAATTATTTTTGCTATATAAAAGCTTAGAATAAGCAGGATGATCCCCAATAGTTTTATAAACTTCTATTTCTTCTTTTAAGCCATCTCTTCCAGGAGCATAAATCTTTATAGCTAAATCATCAAAGTCTGGATGAGTAAAAACCCCTGCATAATTACCACAACCTAATAAAATCCAAGGCTCTGGAACAAACTCTACTTTTATTGGATCTGAAGGATTAATACTTTTCATCTTTAAGTTAGGAATAAGATTATTATCTATAATATTTATAAACTTTTTAATATAATTCTTATCAAATAAATTTTTCTCCATAAATGGGTCACCTTAATTTCATTTTATATATTTAAACTTAGTTATACATATACTCATATTTATAGCACTTATTATAACATATTTTAAATATTAATAGACAAACCACGAACTAACCTCATTATTTTTCTTGTAAGATAGCAGTTGCTCTATCATATTTTAGATAAATATAAAAACTTTGATTAAAAAATACATACCTGGATATAATAAAAATGACCAAAACATAGCACCAATATAGAAAATTCCATGCAAAAAGAACCCTGTTTATCAGGGTTCTTTTGTTGAAATAAGGAGGTCTATGAGTAACTTATAGAAAACTATTATATTTAATATTCTCCATATGTTAAAAAATTCCTTTAAATAATAAAAATAATTTCTTTACTGTATTTCAAATAAGTTAGAAAAGACATCGATATATAATCTTACTATATCGATGTCCTTTTTTTAACATATAATTAAATCTAATTTACTGATTTTGAATTAACAAATTCCTTAGCTATTCCATCTGGGTTTTCTGGATTTCCAGTTTGACTATCATCAAATGAAGATATTGAAACTTTGCAATAAAAATTACTTTCCTTCCAAATATAATTTTCTACTTTTTCTTGTTCATTTATTGCATCTTCAGAAGAAGTTTCATATTTAAAAACTTCTTTATTACCAATTTTTAATGTTTGGGCTTTTTTGTGTTGTATTTTACCAGATGCATCTTTAACTTCAACATATCCCTTTTTCTTTAAATTCTTATATATATCTGAATTTTTACTTTGAGTAAAGTGTATTGGATTTACTCCTTTAAACCTATAAAATACATTAAACTGGCAATTAAGATTTCCTAAGCTTTCTACTGTTGAATCTTCTATAGCTATATCTTTGCCAACATTTAATGGTAATTTAGGAGCAAACTTTAAAAGTTCTTCAGCTTTTTTTAGATCTTCATTATCATAAACAAATAATTTATAACGATTATCATCTACAGAATAATTTACATTCTTTATATCTTTAACAGGTTTTATTGAAGATGCAATTTTCCCCACATTATCTACCTTAGCTACCCCAATGCCATTCATATGAACTTGACCTTCGCCATCGCTGAAATATTTATTATACTTCATTTCTGTTTCTATTCCATACCATACACCTTCATTTTGCCATACAAAAAATTTAGCTGTTTGCTCCTGTGCTCCACTACTTTTTACAGTTATATTAAATCCATTTATTCCTGACAAATTTTTTGCCTCTTTGCTAATTTCAACTTTTGCATCTTTGTACATTTGTTGTGCATTCTGTTTTAAAACATCCTCCATATTTTCTTTAGATGCTAAGAATCTAAATACTTTAAATTCTCTATTCTCATTAAACAATATCTCTAACATATTAACTTTGTTAGAAACTTTTATGACACCAATATCACCTACTCTATAGTTTTCTGAAATAAAATCTGGCACCTTAAATTTAAATCCTGCACCCTTTTCTACCTTTTTCAAGTCGCGATAATATTTCACTGGCGCATCAATAAGAAACCTGTTGCCTTGCTTCTTATTTATTGATTCCTTATTGTTAACTCCTGTAACAATACTATTATTTTTAGCAGTTACATTACTTGTAAATACAATACCTCCAGCTAATACACAACATATAACTGCTGCTGCTGACATTCTATAAGATCCTTTTTTAAAGTTTTTTATCATTTTTATTCTCCTTTTAATTTGATTCCTTGTTTCAAAAAAAATCGCTAACTGTGGTACTTTTTTGCTACTTGAAATCAATTTTGAAAAATTAATCAGTGTCATCCCATATTCTATAGATTCTTCTTTGTCTAAAATTTCAAGTACATAAGCATCACAAGCATATTCTCTTTGAAGTTTCATTTTCTTTACTATAAACCATATTATTGGATTGAACCAATATATCAAAATAGTAATAGTTCCAAGAAAATTATAGATCAAATCTTTTCTCTTATAATGTACCAGTTCATGCAAAAATATATGTGATAGATATTTATAGTCATTTGTACTATACTTATATTTGGGAATATAGATCTTTGGCTTTAGAACTCCAAATATGCAGGGAGCTTTAAAGTCATCACAAGCATAAATAGGAATGCTTCTATTTATGCTTAATTTCTTTTTGCATTCTTCTAATAATGATACAATTTCTGGGTCTCTGATTTGTTCTAAATTTGAAATTCTCACCTTGAATTTCCACAAAATTATTGAAAAAAATAGCGCTATACTAAATACACCAACTAGCCATATACAAGAAGCTATATTTAAAGTATTAGTGATTACTTTTTGTTTTGTTGTATTTTCTTGCTTATAACTTATACTTTCTAACGATGAATTTGAAATTATCTTATCATCTCTTGTTTTATCATTTAAATAACCTTCTCTTTCTGTAAAAACATCATAAGCAGCTTTAGTATTACTTTTGCTTTCAATATTTAATAGTTTATTTTCATATTTATCAGATAAAATATGAATTAAATTTATATTGCTTGGAATATTCACAGGTATTAAAAGTCTTAATATAATTATAAGTAGCAAAGCATGCTGAAATCTTACTCCAATATGTCTATTAAATAATTTTAAAATTAAAATTACTACTAAGGCTGAAATACTTGCTATTAATGAAGCCTGTAGAACCCATAAAAAAATTTTGACTAAGATATCCATATTTAATATCCTCCCATTTTCAACTAGAAAAGCCTAACCTTACTTTCCTTCTTTCTTATCTTTAAGAATCTGTTCTAACTCTTCAATTTCCTCTTCAGACAAAGTCTCTTCCTCTAAAAATCTTGTAAAGAGCATCCCTACAGCTCCATCGTATACCTTTTGAAGAAAAGATTGATTTTCAGATTTTATACATTCATCTTCGGATATTAATGGATAATAATTATAAGCTCTACCTATTTTTTCAAAACCTATTGCTTCTTTTTTCAAAAGTCTAGTTATAAATGTCTTTACAGTTTGTGTTGACCAATCCATTTTTTCTGTTAGTGAATTAATTATTTTTTCAGATGTTAAAGGACTTTCTTTCCAAAGAAGCTTCATTACTTCCCACTCAGCCGCTGAGATTTTTGGCATATCTTTCATATCTTATTCCTCCATTTTAAGTTTACAATTGTAGATCTACAATAACAGTCTACAACTGTAAATCATCATTGTCAAGTTAAAATTTGTATAATTTATGTACAAAATTTACATAATTATAGATATCAATGGAACTTAAATAAGATGACTCCCGTTGAATACAGAAATCATCTTAGTAAATAATAATATAGTGCTTTTTTAAAGCGTCCCTGACAAAGGCTACATTTTAGTTTTTTATATTAAAATCTTTTTTCCTACCACAACAATTAATACTTTTTTTAAATCCTCTTTTCCAAGTTCCTCTTGAAACATTTTAATTTCGGCGTATCCTTGTTTTCTTTTTAGCACCCTAAGGTATGTAAATAAATTGTATTTGCATACCTCAGGGATGCTTGTTCTTTATTTTTCTACATACTTAACATTACCTAAATTACTTAAATTCCCTTTATCAATACCTAATTTCTCTAAGCTATTTTTGTTTACATATATTTCTGTTTTACTTGTCATCTTTATTGGCATTTTAGAAATATCTTCTCCTTTTAATACTGATACTGCCATTTTTCCTGTTTCATAACCTAATTGATAGTAATCAATTCCCACTGTTGCCAATGCTCCAGCTTCTACACTTCCCTTTTCTGCTGCAATTATAGGTATTTTAGCATCTAGGGTATGTTTTGCTATTATAGGCATAGATGATACTACTAGTTGGTCTGTTGGTACATATA contains:
- a CDS encoding serine/threonine protein kinase gives rise to the protein MEKNLFDKNYIKKFINIIDNNLIPNLKMKSINPSDPIKVEFVPEPWILLGCGNYAGVFTHPDFDDLAIKIYAPGRDGLKEEIEVYKTIGDHPAYSKLLYSKNNYLILKRLKGITFYNSLLKGIKIPKHIIKDIDSALEYARRKGLNPHDVHAKNVMIVNNRGVVVDISDFKHKEYCSLWHDFKKAYYKLYIPFVYKLAIPIPNFVLDTIRRMYKRYKRVITGYL
- a CDS encoding M56 family metallopeptidase, yielding MDILVKIFLWVLQASLIASISALVVILILKLFNRHIGVRFQHALLLIIILRLLIPVNIPSNINLIHILSDKYENKLLNIESKSNTKAAYDVFTEREGYLNDKTRDDKIISNSSLESISYKQENTTKQKVITNTLNIASCIWLVGVFSIALFFSIILWKFKVRISNLEQIRDPEIVSLLEECKKKLSINRSIPIYACDDFKAPCIFGVLKPKIYIPKYKYSTNDYKYLSHIFLHELVHYKRKDLIYNFLGTITILIYWFNPIIWFIVKKMKLQREYACDAYVLEILDKEESIEYGMTLINFSKLISSSKKVPQLAIFFETRNQIKRRIKMIKNFKKGSYRMSAAAVICCVLAGGIVFTSNVTAKNNSIVTGVNNKESINKKQGNRFLIDAPVKYYRDLKKVEKGAGFKFKVPDFISENYRVGDIGVIKVSNKVNMLEILFNENREFKVFRFLASKENMEDVLKQNAQQMYKDAKVEISKEAKNLSGINGFNITVKSSGAQEQTAKFFVWQNEGVWYGIETEMKYNKYFSDGEGQVHMNGIGVAKVDNVGKIASSIKPVKDIKNVNYSVDDNRYKLFVYDNEDLKKAEELLKFAPKLPLNVGKDIAIEDSTVESLGNLNCQFNVFYRFKGVNPIHFTQSKNSDIYKNLKKKGYVEVKDASGKIQHKKAQTLKIGNKEVFKYETSSEDAINEQEKVENYIWKESNFYCKVSISSFDDSQTGNPENPDGIAKEFVNSKSVN
- a CDS encoding BlaI/MecI/CopY family transcriptional regulator, coding for MKDMPKISAAEWEVMKLLWKESPLTSEKIINSLTEKMDWSTQTVKTFITRLLKKEAIGFEKIGRAYNYYPLISEDECIKSENQSFLQKVYDGAVGMLFTRFLEEETLSEEEIEELEQILKDKKEGK
- a CDS encoding IS3 family transposase — translated: MYVQNLHNYRYQWNLNKMTPVEYRNHLSK